Proteins from one Desulfonema limicola genomic window:
- a CDS encoding conjugal transfer protein TraG N-terminal domain-containing protein, whose product MWDIYPVGVDAEMLASILNWISQAVYGSSGSTTLTGAVKFMLASSFLMGLITVIITTGLSPKGGFSGFFQWMMGAIIVSTGLFTYPVQCVVHDLSIEQYNANTGSAMTWGHTTNHVPIGIALPLFMATTFELETTSLIDSTFTSNVIPSGFGDYLYLSSGGGIGALGNILLAMHDASMQDPRLTLNTANFAKECLVPAVTLKVISNSELANSDDLMTTIGNNLLLNYYANYENPEGSSPAYTTMACNTYWGQLTTDWTAAQNNLYSTFARQGFLPSQNVNVALDVAEGVMRSAFNNGTLNSADVLRNAWFGRMIDMGIGEAMGFESGAVQLMSQRVREFKADQRAYGIMALMWLPKIKSILLCIVCALWLPLIPFMLLNNFKVPLGWFGLLLWLSLWGVMLSVINAIYTDQLIEVTSHVAATASGNHTLSFGNRWYLWSESTNVLAGMGLSVSWMIPLSGIVLSWLGLKTMSSSAVEQRFNRAAGDISRLEDVSAAGNLHYENTKVMSQGGRPEEMANANAFRYANTVAAPGQSYGMYGKSGAVNPVMNRASVDQALTGTTGNAHTGIQGQSMDMKTEMPDAGFTAANAAMFDQFTSDYQGSFNRGMSASLSETTKASAKAEQGSSVKFAAQEAFKNSTGVDVSTAQQWSKDLGYGADWVHSEEARQGVALAMSVKDHLIQQFGYSDSEATKMTSRYLHTARGNLGLGFGGNIDGTSRTDEPVPNHQDSMRNSKGIGKKGFELGGAYAIATEIANQADQGTGKTAKIDKREDAYTGLDSSAQRSSSDSGSLRTGEKGSMGNSKRVSDTASRIYSALQTYEKSINESESLSHEASEARALQHMFSANAGYNTIGRMFGHHVKSGAVESVNESNVSRHLPEAIASFRKAWEDDRKRNQLMKDYAIEKGIISPEGARAFDSDNMAESPRKMIVQQGISLSDGNTIMEDRDNQTFKILKNQGNAILGSQENIMNTLRQAGITASNKAGDKTLFEDVFNIVANGKKDPESMQNDLNSRLSNISDSSQLQVAAIAAKHAYMQKVTDPIEAAKETAKYYGSAIQNTFSNVISSIPKAHYQTNPGIIGNVSSETMRFDDLNQEAGNGKRSDKTGNISVQKGTGNFDVEGAGDGTISLDNFQLPFSSHGVEIGNKYDALKDQILSFKDKGLLSESSLSSLSDNMQTINNILDGKSDKTINQVLGVGEEAIKENVRDMNEFVDRHKVSVKVSDQVVVPFNNSDLIPSKDENEIKGMQWK is encoded by the coding sequence ATGTGGGATATTTACCCGGTCGGCGTTGATGCAGAAATGCTGGCCAGTATTCTTAACTGGATTTCTCAGGCTGTTTACGGTTCTTCAGGGTCAACCACCCTGACCGGAGCTGTAAAGTTCATGCTTGCATCGTCCTTTCTCATGGGCCTGATAACTGTGATTATAACAACCGGATTGAGTCCAAAAGGCGGGTTTTCAGGCTTTTTTCAATGGATGATGGGAGCCATAATTGTTTCCACAGGTCTGTTTACCTATCCTGTGCAGTGCGTGGTTCATGATCTTTCCATTGAGCAGTACAATGCCAATACAGGGTCGGCAATGACCTGGGGCCATACCACAAACCATGTGCCCATAGGCATAGCCCTGCCGCTGTTCATGGCCACCACCTTTGAACTGGAAACAACCTCGTTGATAGACTCGACCTTTACGAGCAATGTCATTCCTTCCGGTTTTGGAGATTACCTGTATTTGTCAAGCGGAGGCGGAATCGGGGCTTTGGGTAATATCCTGCTGGCCATGCACGATGCTTCCATGCAGGACCCGCGCCTTACGCTCAATACCGCCAATTTTGCAAAGGAGTGCCTGGTTCCGGCTGTTACACTCAAGGTGATTTCCAATTCCGAACTGGCAAACTCGGATGACCTGATGACCACAATCGGGAACAACCTTCTGCTCAACTATTATGCCAATTATGAAAACCCTGAAGGCAGTTCACCGGCTTATACAACAATGGCATGTAATACATACTGGGGACAGCTTACCACGGACTGGACTGCTGCCCAGAACAACCTTTATTCCACATTTGCCAGACAGGGATTTTTGCCTTCCCAGAATGTGAATGTAGCCCTGGATGTTGCAGAAGGTGTAATGCGGAGTGCTTTTAATAATGGCACCCTCAATTCAGCAGATGTACTGAGAAATGCCTGGTTTGGCAGGATGATTGACATGGGAATCGGCGAGGCAATGGGATTTGAAAGCGGGGCTGTTCAATTGATGTCACAGAGGGTACGGGAGTTTAAGGCAGATCAGAGAGCTTATGGTATCATGGCCCTGATGTGGCTTCCAAAGATCAAGAGTATCCTGTTGTGTATTGTATGCGCCTTATGGCTGCCCTTGATTCCGTTTATGCTGCTTAACAATTTTAAAGTGCCCCTGGGATGGTTTGGCCTGCTTCTCTGGCTTTCCCTGTGGGGTGTGATGCTTTCTGTTATTAATGCGATTTATACGGATCAGCTTATTGAGGTTACGTCTCATGTAGCAGCCACTGCATCAGGCAATCACACACTGAGTTTCGGAAACAGGTGGTATCTGTGGAGCGAATCCACAAACGTACTTGCTGGCATGGGGCTTTCCGTATCCTGGATGATTCCTTTGTCCGGCATTGTTTTAAGCTGGCTTGGATTAAAAACAATGTCAAGTTCGGCAGTTGAACAGCGTTTTAACAGGGCAGCCGGAGATATAAGCAGGCTTGAGGATGTGAGCGCAGCCGGGAATCTCCATTATGAAAATACCAAGGTCATGTCCCAGGGAGGCAGACCTGAAGAAATGGCCAATGCCAATGCTTTTAGATATGCAAATACAGTGGCAGCTCCTGGTCAGTCATATGGCATGTACGGAAAATCAGGTGCTGTCAATCCGGTTATGAACAGGGCTTCTGTTGACCAGGCTCTAACCGGAACAACAGGAAACGCTCATACAGGTATCCAGGGACAGTCAATGGATATGAAAACCGAAATGCCCGATGCAGGTTTTACAGCAGCAAATGCAGCCATGTTTGACCAGTTTACATCAGATTACCAGGGATCATTCAACCGTGGCATGAGCGCATCGCTTTCAGAAACGACTAAGGCTTCGGCAAAAGCGGAACAGGGCAGCAGCGTAAAATTTGCAGCCCAGGAAGCATTTAAAAATTCAACAGGTGTGGATGTCTCAACTGCTCAGCAATGGTCAAAAGACCTGGGTTACGGAGCTGACTGGGTACACAGCGAAGAAGCCAGACAGGGTGTTGCACTTGCCATGAGTGTGAAAGATCATCTGATTCAGCAATTCGGTTATTCGGATTCTGAAGCTACAAAAATGACTTCGAGGTATTTACATACTGCCAGAGGTAATCTGGGATTGGGTTTTGGTGGCAATATTGATGGAACATCCCGGACTGACGAGCCAGTTCCTAACCATCAGGATAGTATGAGAAATTCTAAAGGTATTGGTAAAAAAGGATTTGAACTTGGTGGTGCATATGCCATTGCAACCGAAATAGCAAACCAGGCAGATCAAGGAACCGGGAAAACCGCAAAGATTGACAAACGCGAAGATGCATACACAGGTCTTGACTCTTCTGCACAGCGATCAAGCAGTGATTCCGGGTCTTTACGAACCGGTGAAAAAGGTTCAATGGGTAACAGTAAGCGTGTGAGCGATACAGCAAGCAGGATTTACAGCGCACTTCAGACCTATGAAAAAAGCATCAATGAATCTGAATCACTCTCTCACGAAGCATCTGAAGCCAGGGCGCTTCAGCATATGTTTTCTGCAAATGCCGGGTACAATACAATCGGTCGCATGTTCGGACACCATGTAAAAAGCGGGGCTGTTGAAAGTGTTAATGAGTCAAATGTAAGCCGTCATCTGCCAGAAGCAATCGCCTCATTCAGAAAAGCATGGGAGGATGATCGTAAAAGAAATCAATTGATGAAAGATTATGCCATTGAAAAAGGTATAATATCTCCAGAAGGAGCAAGAGCATTTGACAGTGATAATATGGCGGAATCTCCGAGAAAAATGATTGTTCAGCAGGGTATTAGTCTTTCAGACGGAAACACAATAATGGAAGACAGGGATAACCAGACTTTCAAAATACTTAAAAATCAAGGGAATGCTATTCTTGGCAGTCAGGAAAATATCATGAATACTTTGAGGCAGGCAGGTATAACAGCCTCGAATAAGGCCGGAGATAAAACTCTTTTTGAAGATGTATTCAATATTGTGGCCAATGGCAAAAAAGACCCTGAATCCATGCAGAATGATCTTAATTCACGTCTGAGCAATATATCCGACTCCTCTCAACTTCAAGTGGCTGCCATTGCTGCAAAACATGCTTATATGCAGAAAGTCACTGATCCCATTGAAGCAGCAAAAGAAACTGCAAAATACTATGGAAGTGCCATCCAAAACACATTCAGCAATGTTATCAGCAGTATCCCCAAAGCTCATTATCAAACAAATCCGGGTATTATCGGTAATGTAAGTTCAGAAACCATGAGATTTGATGATTTGAATCAAGAGGCAGGAAATGGAAAACGAAGTGATAAAACCGGAAATATATCAGTGCAGAAAGGGACTGGTAATTTTGATGTTGAAGGTGCGGGGGACGGCACAATCAGTCTTGATAATTTCCAATTGCCATTTTCTTCTCATGGAGTTGAGATCGGGAACAAGTATGATGCGTTAAAAGACCAGATTCTCAGTTTCAAAGATAAAGGACTGCTGAGTGAATCATCCCTGAGTTCATTGTCTGATAATATGCAGACGATTAATAATATCCTTGATGGTAAAAGCGACAAAACAATCAACCAGGTTTTGGGTGTTGGAGAGGAAGCAATAAAAGAGAATGTCCGGGATATGAATGAATTTGTTGACCGTCATAAGGTTAGTGTAAAGGTATCAGATCAGGTTGTGGTGCCTTTTAATAATTCTGATCTGATACCGTCAAAAGATGAGAATGAGATTAAAGGGATGCAATGGAAGTAA
- a CDS encoding conjugal transfer protein TraH, translating to MLQYRFKLKGRITGAHFLLAFIILVMPVRAGAGWLDDMTVSSTPSMSDVSRGVFVWGGNTSLKIPSSTVRPFHVKMPSIRAGCGGIDAFWGGFSMLDPDMLVQYAQNILSAAPSYAFNLALQTVCENCQAIMTSLNDIANNLNGISMDSCAGAQKLANFGEPLINSMNTDKTTIGEATGRASDWLKERAKNVSDFSASVNDFFNDQNIADKLDPLSRHLAVPDAPNRVLSFWVTVIAENVAVSGSNFSSWQPGFEAAQGFFSSPAQLIEYFRSVSGDFMYRRGSDGTPGPSLLAGTLSSDNEGDATTPADKPGTQVIARDATYHTDLEISPTGVATIKNPLDSIARFNNMIGTSLNSMTPDDNYTTQTQTSGGWSGFPDPGKTITCNRESIISLQPPVGGYSSPLAYFQNDLQNIMSNLDASTGNSGATTNLNSYMLYQEFPVYVFTNKIGLLSQEYPGIIPEVVENLAVIGTYSYITARLNHVLGYGSQLLSRSLHAIHQLKDKEYPHAQELETWIKDAQHSISQEQKWMKTAMYDRTEASLKKISQEIKKYIELEKSIKNAVSSSIFSVTYKLTQNE from the coding sequence ATGCTCCAATACAGATTCAAATTAAAGGGCAGAATAACCGGCGCTCATTTCCTTCTGGCATTTATTATCCTGGTAATGCCAGTTCGAGCAGGAGCCGGATGGCTGGATGACATGACTGTATCTTCAACCCCGTCAATGTCAGATGTTTCCCGTGGCGTGTTTGTCTGGGGCGGAAACACTTCTTTGAAGATTCCCAGCTCCACGGTCAGGCCCTTTCATGTGAAAATGCCTTCCATCCGTGCAGGGTGCGGGGGTATTGATGCTTTCTGGGGCGGGTTTTCCATGCTGGACCCGGATATGCTGGTTCAGTATGCTCAGAATATTCTGTCTGCGGCTCCTTCATATGCCTTTAACCTTGCACTTCAGACTGTGTGCGAAAACTGTCAGGCAATCATGACCAGCCTTAATGATATTGCAAATAATCTTAACGGCATTTCAATGGATTCATGTGCAGGTGCTCAGAAACTGGCAAACTTTGGTGAGCCTCTTATCAATTCCATGAATACGGATAAGACAACCATTGGTGAGGCAACAGGAAGAGCTTCTGACTGGCTTAAAGAAAGGGCAAAAAATGTTTCTGATTTTTCCGCATCTGTGAACGATTTTTTCAATGACCAGAATATTGCTGACAAGCTGGACCCTCTTTCGCGTCATCTGGCTGTGCCAGATGCTCCCAACCGGGTTCTTTCTTTCTGGGTTACGGTTATTGCGGAAAATGTTGCAGTGTCAGGCAGTAATTTTTCATCATGGCAGCCCGGATTTGAGGCAGCCCAGGGATTTTTTTCAAGCCCTGCACAGCTTATTGAATATTTCCGGTCAGTGTCAGGTGATTTCATGTACAGGCGGGGCAGTGACGGCACACCCGGCCCTTCTCTGCTGGCCGGTACGCTTTCTTCAGATAATGAGGGCGATGCCACAACCCCGGCTGATAAGCCCGGTACACAGGTTATTGCCCGTGATGCAACCTATCATACTGACCTGGAAATCAGCCCGACCGGTGTGGCAACAATTAAAAATCCCCTGGACAGTATTGCCAGATTCAATAACATGATTGGAACCTCTCTTAACAGCATGACACCTGATGACAATTATACCACACAGACACAGACTTCAGGAGGATGGTCAGGCTTTCCTGATCCTGGCAAAACCATTACCTGCAACAGGGAATCAATTATAAGTCTTCAGCCTCCGGTAGGAGGATATTCATCACCCCTGGCCTATTTTCAAAATGACCTGCAAAATATCATGAGCAACCTGGATGCAAGCACAGGTAACAGCGGAGCAACCACAAACCTCAACAGCTATATGCTCTACCAGGAGTTTCCTGTTTATGTGTTTACCAATAAAATCGGTCTTCTGTCCCAGGAATATCCGGGGATTATACCTGAAGTAGTTGAAAACCTGGCTGTAATCGGTACCTATTCCTATATCACAGCAAGGCTCAATCATGTTCTGGGATACGGCAGCCAGTTATTATCCCGGTCTCTTCATGCCATTCACCAGCTCAAAGACAAGGAATATCCCCATGCACAGGAACTGGAAACCTGGATAAAAGACGCGCAGCATTCCATTTCCCAGGAACAGAAATGGATGAAAACTGCCATGTATGACCGCACTGAAGCCAGCCTGAAAAAGATAAGCCAGGAAATAAAAAAGTATATTGAGCTTGAAAAGTCTATCAAGAATGCGGTCAGCAGTTCCATTTTTTCCGTAACATATAAACTGACCCAGAATGAATAA
- a CDS encoding lytic transglycosylase domain-containing protein → MKTRYLILFFGLLCLLFPYPGRVCTAKADTSIEDIAAHVQEVGKQTGIPAYILMAVIKVESNFDENAVSEKQALGLMQVKRGTAVEVNVDPEKLFEPFHNILAGARYIKKQLERFNGSWALAFSAYYMGPEKIKNRSLLTEPELRGLVRHMKRLNKYIRHYADHTG, encoded by the coding sequence ATGAAAACGAGATATTTAATTCTATTTTTTGGATTGCTGTGCCTTTTATTTCCCTATCCCGGTAGAGTCTGCACAGCTAAAGCTGACACAAGCATTGAAGATATTGCCGCGCATGTGCAGGAAGTCGGGAAACAAACCGGCATCCCTGCATACATCCTTATGGCTGTTATAAAGGTGGAATCAAACTTTGATGAAAATGCCGTGTCAGAAAAACAGGCTCTGGGTTTGATGCAGGTTAAGCGGGGAACAGCAGTTGAGGTGAATGTTGACCCTGAAAAGCTTTTTGAACCCTTCCATAATATACTGGCCGGAGCCAGGTATATAAAAAAACAATTGGAAAGATTCAACGGGTCTTGGGCGCTGGCTTTTTCAGCATATTACATGGGCCCGGAAAAGATTAAGAACCGGTCTCTGCTTACAGAACCTGAACTCAGGGGACTTGTCAGGCATATGAAGCGTTTGAATAAATACATCAGACATTATGCAGATCATACTGGCTGA
- a CDS encoding type II toxin-antitoxin system Phd/YefM family antitoxin, with protein sequence MRFMSTKDLGFTPENIWQATKLKQDIIITVEGRPIAILTGINEDTLEEELEALKRARAMNALDMIHKDSVIKGTCNISDEDIQAEIDLVRKERNK encoded by the coding sequence ATGAGATTTATGTCCACAAAAGATTTGGGCTTTACCCCTGAAAATATATGGCAGGCAACAAAGCTGAAACAAGACATAATAATTACAGTGGAAGGCCGCCCAATTGCCATTCTGACCGGTATAAACGAAGATACATTAGAAGAAGAACTTGAAGCTCTTAAACGGGCGCGTGCCATGAACGCACTGGATATGATTCATAAAGATTCGGTCATAAAAGGTACTTGCAATATTAGTGATGAAGATATTCAGGCAGAAATAGATTTGGTTAGAAAAGAGAGAAACAAGTGA
- a CDS encoding putative toxin-antitoxin system toxin component, PIN family — protein sequence MKIVLDTNVLVSAFLKPRSKPGKILRLVIQQDIDIIVNEYILAEYYEVLSRSKFNLNPGRIQTILSFIRSQGIKAPALAELFQLPDENDTPFLEAALSAAADVLITGNTRHFPEELCKGQIVMTPAEFLEKLPDRVYPQR from the coding sequence GTGAAAATTGTTTTGGATACAAATGTCCTTGTTTCAGCATTTTTAAAACCAAGAAGCAAACCTGGAAAAATCCTGCGACTTGTGATTCAGCAGGATATTGATATTATTGTAAATGAGTATATTCTTGCAGAATATTATGAAGTTTTGTCACGTTCCAAATTCAATTTAAATCCTGGAAGAATTCAGACAATTCTTTCCTTTATTCGTTCACAGGGAATAAAAGCACCTGCACTGGCTGAATTATTTCAACTGCCTGATGAAAATGATACTCCGTTTTTAGAGGCTGCACTGTCAGCAGCAGCTGATGTTCTGATTACAGGAAATACTCGGCATTTTCCTGAAGAATTATGTAAGGGACAAATTGTAATGACCCCGGCAGAATTTTTAGAAAAGTTGCCTGACAGAGTATATCCACAAAGATAA
- a CDS encoding replication initiation protein → MQSKTKTGFLENLLEDLSEEEKKELPDNFFKLTPGIQKVIVRRLIRFRDPEYKKHLEDIDSSASEPEITVKKPKAKPASARPVWCCFPTAMCRTSVIHPINRNTFKNRPYFEDIPLVSNSWGTLTYTGPLLSTYDEDVLFAILALVENDVLNREVITMDGKSTYKYTGLISQIIRTCGKTDGRRNYRNTVKSLKRLLGAIVDKMEVYGRSGKGKRKIKVHLITNLLMKVGYVENTGKISFIFNPFFYDAFMSKNITYIDITFRAGLSSLIAKSLYRFCQSHTNPEWCGDWSILIDALNISRKKRNGEKRKLSQIKRLLENAVNELIEKGYFEKGQTCFFQPKHKKELYVKLLRSSNAGFVSIKQ, encoded by the coding sequence ATGCAATCAAAAACAAAAACAGGATTTCTTGAAAACCTACTCGAAGATCTCAGTGAAGAGGAAAAAAAGGAGCTGCCTGATAATTTTTTCAAGCTGACTCCAGGTATTCAAAAGGTCATTGTCAGAAGGCTCATACGTTTCAGAGATCCTGAATATAAAAAACATCTTGAAGATATTGATTCAAGTGCTTCCGAACCGGAAATAACAGTCAAAAAGCCAAAGGCCAAACCTGCCTCTGCCAGACCGGTCTGGTGCTGTTTTCCCACGGCCATGTGCAGAACATCTGTTATTCACCCCATAAACCGGAATACATTCAAGAACCGGCCATATTTTGAGGACATCCCTCTGGTATCAAATTCATGGGGAACCCTCACCTATACAGGCCCGCTTCTGTCCACCTATGATGAAGATGTGCTGTTTGCCATTCTGGCCCTGGTTGAAAATGATGTGCTTAACCGGGAAGTAATTACAATGGACGGCAAATCCACGTATAAGTACACTGGGCTGATATCACAGATTATCAGGACTTGCGGAAAAACCGACGGGCGGCGCAATTACAGGAATACTGTTAAATCGCTGAAACGCCTTTTGGGAGCAATTGTGGATAAGATGGAAGTGTATGGCAGATCAGGCAAAGGCAAACGGAAAATCAAAGTACACCTTATTACCAATCTGCTGATGAAAGTCGGCTATGTTGAAAATACAGGAAAGATCAGTTTTATTTTCAATCCATTTTTCTATGATGCCTTCATGAGTAAAAATATCACCTATATTGACATTACCTTTCGAGCCGGATTGAGTTCCCTTATTGCAAAATCCCTGTACCGATTCTGCCAGAGTCATACGAATCCTGAATGGTGTGGAGACTGGAGCATCTTGATAGATGCGCTAAATATCAGTAGAAAAAAGCGGAATGGGGAAAAGCGGAAATTGAGCCAGATTAAAAGGCTTTTGGAAAATGCAGTTAATGAATTGATTGAAAAGGGCTATTTTGAAAAAGGGCAAACCTGTTTTTTTCAGCCCAAGCACAAAAAAGAACTGTATGTCAAGCTGCTCAGGTCTTCCAATGCAGGCTTTGTTTCTATCAAACAATAG
- a CDS encoding type IV conjugative transfer system protein TraL, protein MSKTKEKIPDSWMPKHLTDPPQWLWWEIEEFIPLAAGLCLTVITKDLHWPFVGFILSSLVKKFKSKTCKGFLTHIFYISGLSDLEGYPSGLSKRFHE, encoded by the coding sequence ATGTCAAAAACAAAAGAAAAAATACCTGATTCCTGGATGCCAAAGCATCTTACTGACCCGCCTCAGTGGCTGTGGTGGGAGATTGAAGAATTTATACCCCTTGCAGCAGGATTATGCCTGACAGTTATCACCAAAGACCTGCACTGGCCTTTTGTCGGGTTTATCCTGTCCTCCCTGGTGAAAAAATTCAAATCAAAAACCTGCAAAGGATTTTTAACGCACATCTTTTACATTTCAGGATTAAGCGATCTTGAAGGGTATCCATCCGGGTTGTCAAAAAGATTTCATGAATAG
- a CDS encoding TrbC family F-type conjugative pilus assembly protein: MKQVIIIAIAVFFHFSFTHAQPLEMEKTLSDKQENLKEILGNETYEILKNGPDTMDVILDKNIRQNINQQKNELSEILSDQDSSGFKSNKDEAYEDKRIYIFISSSMPDHVIRRYITAASPSADKTVFLMRGFVGGISKIKPTLFYISRILCKDNAPGSPECLTGVIDVNPNLFKSFNINKVPAVLYLPGNIQPCGCGDCPDENNMPGFISYGDASLTWHLAKIQETGKIKSLDKIISRLRNNYYDFNKKEELVHGNSK, translated from the coding sequence ATGAAACAGGTGATAATTATTGCGATTGCAGTCTTTTTTCATTTCTCATTTACCCATGCCCAGCCTTTGGAAATGGAAAAAACGCTTTCAGATAAACAGGAAAACCTGAAAGAGATTCTGGGTAATGAGACTTATGAAATCCTGAAAAATGGCCCTGATACAATGGATGTCATACTTGATAAAAATATCCGGCAGAACATTAATCAGCAGAAAAATGAACTGTCAGAAATCCTTTCTGACCAAGACAGTTCAGGTTTTAAATCAAATAAAGATGAAGCCTATGAAGATAAACGAATTTACATATTCATTTCCTCATCCATGCCGGATCATGTAATTCGGCGATATATAACAGCAGCCTCACCAAGTGCAGATAAGACCGTGTTTCTCATGCGCGGTTTTGTCGGCGGTATTTCAAAGATAAAGCCCACTCTTTTTTATATCTCCCGTATCCTGTGCAAAGATAATGCTCCGGGAAGCCCGGAATGTCTGACCGGCGTTATTGATGTAAATCCCAACCTGTTTAAATCCTTTAATATTAATAAAGTGCCTGCTGTGCTTTATCTTCCTGGCAATATCCAGCCCTGCGGGTGCGGGGACTGCCCGGATGAGAATAATATGCCCGGATTTATATCTTACGGAGATGCATCCCTTACCTGGCATCTGGCAAAAATCCAGGAAACAGGCAAAATAAAATCCCTTGACAAAATAATCAGCAGACTCAGAAATAATTATTATGACTTTAACAAAAAGGAGGAATTAGTGCATGGCAACAGTAAATAA
- a CDS encoding TraC family protein encodes MATVNKLEELFKNNRDSLSEYLPWRMWDQENQCFDNNDNTMGWLWELQPLAFAPVMFPVFVTS; translated from the coding sequence ATGGCAACAGTAAATAAACTTGAGGAATTATTTAAAAACAACAGGGATTCCCTGTCCGAATATCTTCCCTGGAGAATGTGGGATCAGGAAAACCAGTGCTTTGACAACAATGACAATACAATGGGCTGGCTCTGGGAATTACAGCCCCTGGCTTTTGCGCCGGTTATGTTTCCAGTTTTTGTAACATCTTGA
- a CDS encoding tyrosine-type recombinase/integrase, which produces MKLSTCIRTFFSHYLFEVKNSSLLTVKSYKETFKIFFSFAAQYLGVKIGRIELEDLSTDLILSFLEYLEDERENSIRTRNQRLAVLKSFAKMIRLKYPEHRDIADRILNIPQKRAVKSLAGFLSHDEIIQVFDSVNLSKKDGFRDHAILRLMYDSGARAGEVGNLELDSMDSRESLLYILGKGGAYRRVQIWPRTVQIIEHYVKNHRLTPSALFSKYLFINQRREKLTRQGIYKICKKYISLVLPENRLKQLEPAHCFRHSCAVHMLMDGKPLSHIKNHLGHENINSTMIYLKLDLSRKKEVHKGFIEYTRKALVNSPDIDGLIDWDNKDEVLKWMDNL; this is translated from the coding sequence ATGAAACTGAGTACATGTATTCGCACCTTTTTTTCTCATTATCTTTTTGAGGTAAAAAATTCAAGCCTGCTGACGGTAAAATCATATAAGGAGACGTTCAAAATTTTCTTTTCTTTTGCGGCCCAGTATCTTGGTGTAAAAATCGGGAGAATAGAGCTTGAAGATTTATCAACAGACTTAATTCTCAGTTTTCTCGAATATCTTGAAGATGAAAGGGAGAACAGCATAAGAACCAGGAATCAAAGGCTGGCGGTTCTCAAATCTTTTGCAAAAATGATTCGTCTTAAATATCCGGAACACAGGGACATTGCAGACCGCATATTGAATATCCCGCAGAAACGTGCGGTAAAATCTCTTGCAGGATTTCTATCTCATGATGAAATAATACAGGTCTTTGATTCCGTAAATCTAAGCAAAAAAGACGGTTTCAGGGACCACGCAATACTCCGTCTGATGTATGATTCAGGGGCAAGAGCCGGCGAAGTCGGGAACCTTGAACTTGACAGTATGGACAGCAGGGAATCTCTTCTTTATATACTCGGCAAAGGCGGTGCATACAGGAGGGTTCAGATATGGCCGCGGACAGTGCAGATAATTGAACATTATGTAAAAAATCATCGCTTAACGCCCAGTGCCTTGTTTTCAAAATACCTGTTTATCAACCAGCGGAGAGAAAAATTGACACGCCAGGGAATTTATAAAATCTGCAAAAAGTATATCTCCCTGGTGCTTCCTGAAAACCGCTTAAAACAATTAGAACCGGCACACTGTTTCCGCCATTCCTGCGCTGTTCACATGCTGATGGACGGAAAACCCCTGTCCCATATAAAAAATCACCTGGGACACGAAAATATTAACTCGACGATGATTTATCTCAAGCTTGATCTTTCCAGGAAAAAAGAGGTGCATAAAGGGTTTATTGAATACACGCGCAAGGCCCTGGTAAACAGTCCCGATATTGACGGCCTGATTGACTGGGATAATAAAGATGAAGTCTTGAAATGGATGGACAATCTTTAA